In one Flavobacteriales bacterium genomic region, the following are encoded:
- a CDS encoding YceI family protein translates to MNFRVLPLVAIATAFVACGPSEAEKQAAREKAIADSIAAAAAAEHKYIVDAANSVINWAGNVTGPAPYGHFGTISLNSGEFTVQGGVLKAGSFEVNMTSINPMDDGYQPEGSKQGTKSQLIGHLSTADFFDSGNHPTAKLTITGGSGNSATGDLTIRGTTNSETITDIVITENADGSVKATGKLVFDRQKYGVAWKHFMKDAILADNIELAVELNGKAAQ, encoded by the coding sequence ATGAATTTCCGTGTCCTCCCCTTGGTCGCCATTGCGACCGCGTTCGTAGCGTGCGGCCCCTCCGAAGCGGAGAAGCAGGCCGCCCGTGAAAAGGCCATCGCTGACAGCATCGCTGCAGCCGCAGCTGCCGAGCACAAATACATCGTCGATGCTGCCAACAGCGTGATCAACTGGGCGGGCAATGTCACGGGCCCGGCCCCTTATGGCCACTTCGGCACCATCAGCCTGAACAGCGGTGAGTTCACCGTGCAGGGCGGCGTGCTGAAGGCCGGGAGCTTCGAGGTGAACATGACCTCGATCAACCCCATGGACGATGGTTACCAACCGGAGGGCTCCAAGCAGGGCACCAAGAGCCAGCTCATCGGCCACCTGAGCACCGCAGACTTCTTCGACAGCGGCAATCATCCCACCGCCAAGCTGACCATCACCGGCGGCAGCGGCAACTCCGCCACGGGCGACCTGACGATCCGCGGCACGACCAACTCGGAGACCATCACCGACATCGTGATCACCGAGAATGCCGACGGCTCTGTGAAGGCCACCGGCAAGCTGGTGTTCGACCGCCAGAAGTACGGCGTGGCCTGGAAGCACTTCATGAAGGATGCGATCCTGGCGGACAACATCGAACTGGCCGTTGAACTGAACGGCAAGGCCGCCCAGTAA
- a CDS encoding SIMPL domain-containing protein has translation MTGRRLVPLLAFAIAHPARPQAMGNLMYESASRMWLQQAEQPVRASIQGNLLVLEVNAMMNMRADSYLAIFHVTQLGQSAEEADSLMTARVEAMVQRVKEHGVKEADVFTDMLSFVPVYELEATRKLFSKTYQEVPAGFEIQKNIHIRFRDARILDKLVTAAAKEEIYDLVKVDFFVADQSACYDTLRLFANRLMQQKIDQFAKLGLKVGESHRLASEQNGAHFPLDRYAAYQSRVQTSLNSRRKGQAVNDVRKPSGFFYNKVPYGRFDIVLHAEITEPPVQYTYNLTLQCQLPEGFPRKEAKDIVKYVWITDKGEMKELKL, from the coding sequence ATGACCGGACGCCGCCTTGTGCCACTGCTCGCCTTCGCCATCGCCCATCCTGCCCGCCCCCAGGCCATGGGCAACCTCATGTACGAATCAGCCAGCCGCATGTGGCTGCAGCAGGCCGAGCAGCCCGTGAGGGCCTCGATCCAGGGAAATCTGCTCGTGCTCGAGGTGAATGCCATGATGAACATGCGCGCCGACAGCTATCTGGCCATTTTCCATGTTACCCAGCTCGGGCAGAGCGCCGAGGAAGCCGACAGCCTGATGACCGCGCGCGTCGAAGCCATGGTCCAACGGGTGAAGGAGCACGGCGTGAAGGAAGCCGACGTTTTCACCGACATGCTCTCCTTCGTGCCCGTGTACGAATTGGAGGCCACACGGAAGCTCTTCAGCAAGACCTATCAAGAAGTGCCGGCGGGCTTCGAGATCCAGAAGAACATCCACATCCGGTTCCGCGATGCCCGAATACTGGACAAGCTCGTGACGGCCGCCGCGAAGGAGGAGATCTACGACCTGGTGAAGGTGGACTTCTTCGTGGCCGACCAGAGCGCCTGCTACGATACGCTGCGGCTGTTCGCGAATCGGCTGATGCAGCAGAAGATCGATCAGTTCGCCAAGCTCGGGCTCAAGGTGGGCGAGAGCCATCGGCTCGCCTCGGAGCAGAACGGCGCCCACTTCCCGCTGGACCGCTATGCCGCCTACCAGAGCCGGGTGCAGACGAGCCTGAACAGCAGGCGAAAAGGACAGGCCGTGAACGACGTGCGCAAGCCGAGCGGCTTCTTCTACAACAAGGTGCCGTATGGGCGGTTCGATATCGTGCTGCACGCCGAGATCACCGAGCCACCGGTGCAGTACACGTACAACCTCACGCTGCAGTGCCAGCTCCCTGAGGGATTCCCCAGGAAGGAGGCCAAGGACATCGTGAAGTACGTGTGGATCACGGACAAGGGCGAGATGAAGGAACTGAAGCTGTGA
- a CDS encoding class I SAM-dependent methyltransferase, producing MDAASAFAANRALWNARVPHHLASRMYDMDGFIAGKNPLTAIELELLGDVKGKRILHLQCHFGQDTLSLARMGADATGLDISDAALDEARKLTERCGLKADWVLSNVAEHVPELDERFDLVFTSYGTIGWLPDLKPWAANIKRYLKPGGRFVFVEFHPAVWMFDNDFTHVRYSYFNRETIVEEEQGTYADRGADIRLTSYSWNHSLGEVLTVLLDEGLVPERFTELDGSPHDCFQGTVRGDDGLYRIKDMEGKIPMVYGLRAAKAY from the coding sequence ATGGATGCCGCGTCCGCCTTCGCCGCCAACCGAGCGCTCTGGAACGCCCGCGTTCCGCACCACCTCGCCTCCCGGATGTACGACATGGATGGCTTCATCGCAGGGAAGAACCCGCTCACGGCCATCGAGCTGGAACTCCTCGGCGATGTCAAGGGCAAGCGCATCCTGCATCTGCAGTGCCACTTCGGACAGGATACGCTGAGCCTTGCGCGCATGGGCGCCGATGCCACCGGGCTCGACATCTCCGATGCCGCGCTGGACGAGGCCCGGAAGCTCACCGAGCGCTGCGGCCTGAAGGCCGATTGGGTGCTGAGCAACGTGGCGGAGCATGTGCCCGAGCTTGATGAGCGGTTCGACCTCGTGTTCACCAGCTATGGGACCATCGGCTGGCTGCCCGACCTGAAGCCATGGGCAGCGAACATCAAGCGCTACCTGAAGCCAGGCGGCCGCTTCGTCTTCGTGGAGTTCCACCCTGCAGTGTGGATGTTCGACAATGACTTCACCCACGTGCGGTACTCGTACTTCAACCGCGAGACGATCGTGGAGGAGGAGCAGGGCACCTACGCCGATCGGGGCGCGGACATCCGGCTCACCTCCTACAGCTGGAACCACAGCCTTGGCGAGGTGCTCACCGTGCTGCTCGATGAAGGCCTTGTGCCGGAGCGCTTCACGGAGCTCGATGGCTCGCCGCACGATTGCTTCCAGGGTACCGTGCGCGGCGACGACGGGCTGTACCGGATCAAGGACATGGAAGGGAAGATCCCGATGGTGTACGGGTTGCGCGCGGCGAAGGCGTATTAG
- a CDS encoding methylated-DNA--[protein]-cysteine S-methyltransferase translates to MMSSPIGVLWIASDGRCITQLVFDPAEALPSYPTPLLREAERQLHAYFTGHLRSFELPLAGYGTPFQRSVWQAVAAIPWGATLSYRALAERIGASTAARAVGAANGANPLPILVPCHRVVGRSGGLTGYVGGLGRKQWLLRHEGAIAAGLFDGPQ, encoded by the coding sequence ATGATGAGCTCACCGATCGGGGTGCTGTGGATCGCCAGCGATGGCCGATGCATCACGCAGCTCGTCTTCGATCCAGCGGAGGCCCTTCCTTCCTACCCTACGCCATTGCTGCGCGAGGCGGAGCGGCAGCTGCACGCCTATTTCACCGGTCACCTCCGCTCCTTTGAACTGCCATTGGCCGGATATGGGACACCCTTCCAGCGAAGCGTCTGGCAAGCGGTGGCGGCCATTCCCTGGGGTGCCACGCTGAGCTACCGGGCCCTGGCCGAACGCATCGGGGCAAGCACCGCCGCCCGTGCCGTGGGCGCAGCGAACGGCGCCAATCCGCTGCCGATCCTGGTGCCCTGCCATCGCGTGGTGGGGCGATCGGGCGGGCTCACGGGCTACGTGGGCGGACTAGGGCGGAAGCAGTGGCTGCTGCGGCACGAGGGGGCGATTGCTGCGGGTCTTTTCGACGGCCCGCAATGA
- a CDS encoding 3-hydroxyacyl-CoA dehydrogenase NAD-binding domain-containing protein, which yields MKVGVIGAGTMGSGIAQVAAQAGHPVVLYDTRREAVDKALAALRTSLGKLVEKGRLTDEQAKGIHARILPASDLKELRGCGLVIEAIVEDLSVKQRLFADLEAIVDPACVLATNTSSLSVTAIAGGSKWPHRIIGLHFFNPAPILPLVEVVPGLVTDAAITAKAVDLMHGWGKVPVACKDTPGFIVNRVARPYYGESIRLFEEGVADMPTIDAALRTYGGFRMGPFELMDLIGNDVNFTVTRTVWQAFFHEPRYKPSLTQQRQVESGRLGRKTGQGYYSYAEGTTTPSPAVDPGLGNAIVERVVAMLINEAADALFWGVATAQDIDMAMTKGVNYPKGLLVWADEQGAAHWLTVLERLQAEYREERYRPSPLLRRLAHAGGRFHS from the coding sequence ATACCCGGCGCGAAGCCGTTGACAAGGCCTTGGCCGCCCTGCGCACATCGCTCGGGAAACTGGTGGAGAAGGGCCGGCTCACCGATGAGCAGGCCAAGGGCATCCACGCACGCATCCTACCCGCCTCCGACCTGAAGGAGCTGCGGGGCTGCGGGCTGGTGATCGAAGCCATTGTGGAGGACCTCAGTGTCAAGCAGCGCTTGTTCGCGGACCTGGAGGCCATCGTCGATCCCGCCTGCGTGCTGGCCACCAACACCTCCTCGCTGTCGGTGACCGCCATCGCGGGCGGAAGCAAATGGCCGCATCGGATCATCGGCCTGCATTTCTTCAACCCCGCTCCCATCCTGCCCCTTGTGGAGGTCGTACCCGGACTGGTCACGGACGCGGCCATAACGGCGAAGGCAGTCGACCTCATGCACGGCTGGGGCAAGGTGCCCGTGGCCTGCAAGGACACGCCGGGATTCATCGTCAACCGGGTGGCTCGCCCCTATTACGGGGAGAGCATCAGGCTGTTCGAGGAAGGCGTTGCCGATATGCCCACCATCGATGCGGCATTGCGGACCTATGGCGGCTTCCGCATGGGGCCCTTCGAGCTCATGGACCTCATCGGCAACGATGTCAATTTCACCGTGACGAGGACGGTGTGGCAGGCCTTCTTCCACGAGCCGCGGTACAAGCCGAGCCTCACGCAGCAAAGACAGGTGGAAAGCGGCCGGCTGGGCCGGAAAACCGGCCAGGGTTACTACAGCTATGCGGAAGGCACCACCACACCCTCGCCCGCCGTGGACCCGGGGCTGGGGAACGCCATCGTGGAGCGGGTGGTGGCCATGCTCATCAACGAAGCGGCCGATGCGCTATTCTGGGGCGTCGCTACCGCTCAGGACATCGACATGGCCATGACCAAGGGGGTGAACTACCCCAAGGGGCTCCTCGTCTGGGCCGATGAGCAGGGCGCTGCCCACTGGCTGACCGTACTGGAGCGCCTTCAGGCGGAATACCGCGAGGAACGCTACCGTCCCTCCCCCCTGCTCCGACGGCTCGCCCATGCAGGGGGCCGGTTCCATAGCTGA
- a CDS encoding DUF2461 domain-containing protein — protein MAWFTADFNRFFMDLAKNNNKEWFDANRKRYEQAVKQPFEAFVAEAIARIAKLDKSVAISPKEAIFRINKDIRFSRDKTPYKLEASAIISSAGRKDHSVPGLYFALGPESVKFYGGSYMPDKEQLLAIREGIARDGKGFRKAISGKPFLALFKEVQGEANKVLRAEFKALAAKEPLIANKQFYVAAELPAKRVTDAKLMDDLMAHWQAMRPLNDWLARAIGQG, from the coding sequence ATGGCCTGGTTCACCGCCGACTTCAACCGGTTCTTCATGGATCTGGCGAAGAACAACAACAAGGAGTGGTTCGATGCCAACCGCAAGCGCTACGAGCAGGCCGTGAAGCAGCCCTTCGAGGCCTTCGTCGCTGAGGCGATCGCGCGCATCGCCAAGCTCGATAAGTCCGTGGCGATCTCACCCAAGGAGGCCATCTTCCGCATCAATAAGGACATCCGCTTCAGCAGGGACAAGACGCCATACAAGCTCGAGGCATCGGCCATCATCTCATCCGCAGGCCGCAAGGACCATTCGGTGCCGGGCCTCTACTTCGCCTTGGGGCCGGAGAGCGTCAAGTTCTACGGCGGCTCCTACATGCCCGACAAGGAGCAGCTGCTCGCCATCCGGGAGGGCATCGCCAGGGATGGGAAGGGCTTCCGGAAGGCCATCAGCGGAAAGCCGTTCCTGGCGCTGTTCAAGGAGGTGCAGGGCGAGGCGAACAAGGTGCTGCGGGCCGAATTCAAGGCGCTAGCGGCAAAGGAGCCCCTCATCGCCAACAAGCAGTTCTATGTGGCCGCAGAGCTGCCCGCCAAGCGGGTGACCGATGCCAAGCTCATGGACGACCTCATGGCGCATTGGCAGGCCATGCGGCCCTTGAATGACTGGCTGGCCAGGGCCATCGGCCAGGGCTGA
- a CDS encoding nucleoside recognition domain-containing protein yields MALSRFWTFMLVLSIGYVLVMLAMGRQYSLGMLVNGKQGEALVVNELDTAALQGTAFLAAIRAAGDAGLEVKGDRYALNGTGTLRVTRGKQPADGLFATCRNTIMDLWLPLIGYLTFFCGLLNLLVDSRAMEKVAHVLSPAFHRVFPDLRKDHPAYGFMTLNFAANFLGLDSAATPFGLKAMESMQEDNPQKDRATNSQIMFLCLHAAGLTLLPTSIIGYRAAQGAANPADIMVPTIITSFVGTLAALFMVAARQRISLFNWPVMLGVLGISAIIGGLMAYIGSLAGAAKFHFTDNLSNGMLLTIIGLVVGYAFLVERYFRDKGTNIFDSFVHGAKDGFTTGLRVLPYMLAMLAALSIFRNSGLMGIVMDGLSWAMAGAGVSKEIIDAIPVALMRPFSAGGSRGFMLDAMKTYGPDSLTGMLSCLFQGAAETTFYVVALYFGSVNVKDTRYTLGIMLLADLVCVITAIFVVRLYL; encoded by the coding sequence ATGGCGCTGAGCCGCTTCTGGACGTTCATGCTGGTGCTGAGCATCGGCTATGTGCTGGTGATGCTGGCCATGGGCCGGCAGTACAGCCTGGGCATGCTGGTGAACGGCAAGCAGGGCGAGGCCTTGGTGGTGAACGAACTCGATACCGCCGCCCTGCAGGGCACGGCCTTCCTCGCAGCCATCCGTGCAGCAGGCGATGCCGGGCTGGAGGTGAAGGGCGACCGCTATGCGCTGAACGGGACAGGGACCCTCAGAGTGACGCGCGGCAAGCAGCCGGCCGACGGCCTCTTCGCCACCTGCCGCAACACCATCATGGACCTATGGCTGCCATTGATCGGCTACCTCACCTTCTTCTGCGGCCTGCTCAACCTGCTGGTCGATTCGCGCGCCATGGAGAAGGTGGCGCATGTGCTCTCCCCCGCCTTCCACCGCGTGTTCCCTGACCTCCGCAAGGACCACCCGGCCTACGGCTTCATGACGCTCAACTTCGCGGCCAACTTCCTGGGCCTCGACAGCGCCGCCACGCCCTTCGGCCTGAAGGCCATGGAGAGCATGCAGGAGGACAACCCGCAGAAGGACCGGGCCACCAACAGCCAGATCATGTTCCTGTGCCTGCATGCCGCAGGCCTCACGCTGCTGCCCACAAGCATCATCGGCTACCGGGCGGCCCAGGGTGCCGCCAACCCGGCCGACATCATGGTGCCCACGATCATCACCAGCTTCGTGGGCACCCTGGCGGCCCTGTTCATGGTGGCGGCCCGACAGCGCATCAGCCTCTTCAATTGGCCGGTGATGCTGGGCGTGCTGGGCATCAGCGCCATCATCGGGGGCCTCATGGCCTACATCGGCTCGCTGGCCGGCGCCGCCAAGTTCCACTTCACGGACAACCTCAGCAACGGCATGCTGCTCACCATCATCGGGCTTGTGGTGGGCTACGCATTCCTGGTGGAACGCTACTTCCGAGACAAGGGCACCAACATCTTCGACAGCTTCGTGCACGGGGCCAAGGACGGCTTCACCACGGGCCTCCGGGTGCTCCCCTACATGCTCGCCATGCTGGCCGCCCTGAGCATCTTCCGCAACAGCGGGCTCATGGGCATCGTGATGGACGGCCTCTCGTGGGCCATGGCCGGGGCGGGCGTGAGCAAGGAGATCATCGACGCCATACCCGTCGCGCTCATGCGCCCTTTCAGCGCTGGCGGCTCGCGCGGATTCATGCTCGATGCCATGAAGACCTACGGCCCGGACAGCCTGACCGGCATGCTCAGCTGCCTCTTCCAGGGCGCGGCGGAGACCACCTTCTATGTGGTGGCGCTGTACTTCGGCAGCGTGAACGTGAAGGACACGCGGTACACGCTGGGCATCATGCTGCTGGCCGACCTGGTCTGCGTGATCACGGCCATCTTCGTGGTGCGGCTCTACCTCTAG